A region of Kineococcus rhizosphaerae DNA encodes the following proteins:
- the rimI gene encoding ribosomal protein S18-alanine N-acetyltransferase, giving the protein MELQEMRWWHVADVHALERDLFGATAWSVESFWGELAQPNRSFLVALEGEEVVGYGGVMVNGADADVQTIGVARDHQGRGTGRGLLRALRAEAVAAGATHLLLEVRADNSPAQNLYRSEGFSQIARRARYYQPDDVDALVLRARIS; this is encoded by the coding sequence GTGGAACTGCAGGAGATGCGCTGGTGGCACGTCGCCGACGTGCACGCCCTCGAACGCGACCTCTTCGGCGCCACGGCGTGGTCGGTGGAGTCGTTCTGGGGCGAATTGGCCCAGCCCAACCGGAGTTTCCTCGTCGCCCTCGAGGGCGAGGAGGTCGTCGGGTACGGGGGCGTGATGGTCAACGGCGCCGACGCGGACGTCCAGACGATCGGCGTCGCGCGGGACCACCAGGGCCGGGGCACGGGACGCGGACTGCTGCGCGCCCTGCGGGCCGAGGCCGTGGCGGCGGGGGCCACGCACCTGCTGCTGGAGGTCCGCGCCGACAACTCACCCGCGCAGAACCTCTACCGCAGCGAGGGTTTCTCCCAGATCGCCCGCCGGGCCCGCTACTACCAGCCCGACGACGTCGACGCCCTGGTCCTGCGGGCGCGCATCAGCTGA
- a CDS encoding class I SAM-dependent methyltransferase, whose translation MNTADVEALLSPAGLALLAELAGTTTEDPVALAARLRREGHDPALAALATTQSRLRARAAAKFGPRAASLLFTAAGAEQATRAVVAAEHARRFAAAGVSRVADLGCGVGADSLAFLDAGLTVLPVDADPVTAAVATHNLGVPVRCEDVTAGIVDELSGGEGAWFDPARRTSGGRRVFDPEATSPPLSFVLTTAQRVPATGAKLAPGLPHDLVPVGAEAQWTSVDGEVVECALWCGPLARPGVARSARVVRSGSVVELDSRDLPEATVGEVGSFLHEPDGAVIRAGLVGRVAADLGGRLVDETIAYVTTDSAASSEFARSFRVLEVMPFGLKALRSRLRALDVGPVTVKKRGTAVDPDQLRRQLALKGSRAATIVLTRLRGRQSVLVVEPVS comes from the coding sequence GTGAACACCGCGGACGTCGAGGCGCTGCTGTCCCCCGCGGGCCTCGCCCTGCTCGCCGAGCTGGCGGGCACGACCACCGAGGACCCCGTCGCCCTCGCCGCCCGGCTGCGCCGCGAGGGCCACGACCCGGCGCTCGCGGCCCTGGCCACGACCCAGTCGCGGCTGCGGGCGCGCGCGGCCGCGAAGTTCGGCCCCCGCGCCGCGTCGCTGCTGTTCACCGCCGCCGGGGCCGAGCAGGCGACGCGCGCCGTGGTGGCCGCCGAGCACGCGCGCCGGTTCGCCGCGGCCGGGGTGTCCCGGGTCGCCGACCTCGGCTGCGGCGTGGGCGCGGACTCCCTCGCCTTCCTCGACGCGGGGCTGACGGTGCTGCCCGTCGACGCCGACCCGGTGACCGCCGCGGTGGCGACCCACAACCTCGGGGTGCCGGTGCGCTGCGAGGACGTCACCGCCGGGATCGTCGACGAGCTGTCCGGCGGCGAGGGCGCGTGGTTCGACCCCGCCCGGCGCACGTCGGGCGGGCGCCGGGTCTTCGACCCCGAGGCGACCTCCCCGCCCCTGTCGTTCGTGCTCACCACCGCGCAGCGGGTCCCGGCCACGGGCGCCAAGCTCGCGCCGGGCCTGCCCCACGACCTGGTGCCCGTCGGGGCCGAGGCGCAGTGGACGTCGGTCGACGGCGAGGTCGTCGAGTGCGCGCTGTGGTGCGGGCCGCTCGCGCGGCCGGGCGTGGCCCGCAGCGCCCGCGTCGTCCGGTCGGGTTCCGTCGTCGAGCTCGACTCCCGGGACCTGCCGGAGGCCACCGTGGGCGAGGTCGGGAGTTTCCTGCACGAACCCGACGGGGCCGTCATCCGCGCCGGGCTCGTCGGGCGGGTGGCCGCCGACCTCGGCGGCCGGCTCGTCGACGAGACCATCGCCTACGTCACGACGGACTCCGCGGCCTCGTCGGAGTTCGCGCGCTCGTTCCGGGTCCTGGAGGTCATGCCCTTCGGGCTCAAGGCGCTGCGCTCGAGGTTGCGCGCGCTGGACGTCGGGCCGGTGACGGTGAAGAAGCGCGGCACCGCCGTGGACCCCGACCAGTTGCGCCGGCAGCTGGCGCTCAAGGGGTCCCGGGCGGCGACGATCGTGCTGACGCGGTTGCGGGGCAGGCAGAGCGTGCTGGTGGTCGAACCCGTCAGCTGA